In Procambarus clarkii isolate CNS0578487 chromosome 30, FALCON_Pclarkii_2.0, whole genome shotgun sequence, the DNA window TCCCAGTATGATCATTCTTCTTCCTCCATCAAGCACTTATTTACGGCGGTTTTAAACTTTACTAAAAAGAGAAAATCAAAGAATTCGATCTAGTTATTGAGTAAACTCTATCTAAGATGGCAGTCGCAAATGAAAGCAAATTGCAAACGGAGTTTTTATCAAGTGTTAGGCAAAGGAATAGTCACCGTGAACATGTGACAGCTGACGCAATCATCCCTTTGCATGTTCTAGAATTTCTGAACTTTCAATTCCTAAActattagtatggttagtaaggttattatcttaacaCAACGTTTTTACCTTATTGTGTCAAGGGTTAGTACTTGGGGTgtcggaaatttccaacaattacCTATAGTAAGGATCCCTGTGGGATCCCGCTGGCACCACCTCTCTCTGAGTAGCTCTATGCACTTATCAGGCAAGGAAGTAGTGGAGGAATGCTCTATATACTTATCACATGAAGAAGTATAAAGTTTGCTCTAAACACTTATTAGGTAAAGAAGTAGTGGCGTCTAtatccatacacttcatatgttaATTCGATAAATCCCAAAGCGCTGTTATGGCATCACACAAGATGAAATTTTTAAAGAAATGTTGGTGTATAATAGTGTTAGGCTAGCATGCAGGCACCAGGACGCTACACCCGTGTAAATCCAGTCACCAGGACGCTACACCCGTGTAAATCCAGTCAACAGGACGCTACACCCGTGTAAATATAGTCACCAGGACGCTACACCCGTGTAAATCCAGTTACCAGGACGCTACACCCGTGTAAATCCAGTTACCAGGACGCTACACCCGTGTAAATCCAGTCACCAGGACGCTACACCCGTGTAAATCCAGTCACCAGGACGCTACACCCGTGTAAATCCAGTCACCAGGACGCTACACCCGTGTAAATCCAGTCACCAGGACGCTACACCCGTGTAAATCCAGTCACCAGGACGCTACACCTGGATAGACAGTCACAGAACGTTCCATTATTATGTTTGTGTCTGCTTGAAGCTGCTAACAAAACCATGCTAGAAGTATGAGTAGAGATATCTTTGGCAGGAGTCGCCATCTCCGGCCCACAGGAAGGTGTGGGAGAAGATCGCCGCCAACGACATGGAGTCCCTTGTGCCGTCCCTGGAGGAGGGGGTGAAGCGCGTCCTGCAGGAGCCATACCTCTATATCTCGGCCGACATTTCCATCTACCACACCTTCGGCACGGACTGTCGGGTGTTCATCTTACCTTCCTCAGAGTTCCCCATTCAACGCTCTCTGGCGCTCAAGAAAGACTCTCCTCTCATTCCACTGTTTAACAGTGTgtaggttcaagttcaagtatgtttattgagataagcaataaatacatctcaaagggatagagtagcttaggctatttctacctataTATTTAGGTTTATTGTTTTAATTGTACTGTATTTTTTATATGACCCGCATACAGGAGTGATGCTCCTTCTATTTATGTATATAATACAGATTTAATTGCGAGTATAATGCAAAAGTCTTCCAGGATTGgcactttcttttgataattccaTATTTACGACTGTGCTCTTTCTTGTAGGATCCTGGATATGTGGGTCTTCGGCTTGATGAACAAGTGGAAGGTGACGTGGACGCCGCCCATAAGCGACTGTAACCAGCTggtggtgaccagtgttgacctGAAGACTGTGGCCACTCCCTTCATCCTCCTGGGCCTTGCTACCGCCCTCTCTCTAGCCCTCCTCCTTCTAGAGCGACGCTACTGTCCTCTCTAGCCCCTCGTTCTCCTAGAGCGACGCTActgccctctctctcctcttcctagAGTGACGCTACTgccttctctctcctcctcctagaGTGATGCTActgccctctctctcctcctaaagTGACGCTactacccccccctctctctatcctCCTCCTAGAGTGACGCTACTgccttctctctcctcctcctagaGTGATGCTActgccctctctctcctcctaaagTGACgctactaccccccccctctctctatcctCCTCCTAGAGTGACGCTattgccctctctctcttcttcctagAGTGAAGGTActgccctctctctcctcctcctcctcctcctagagTGACGTTAttgccctctctctcctcctcctagaGTGATGCTActgccctctctctcctcttaaaagagtgatgctactgccctctctctctctcctcctaaagTGACGCTACTGCCCTCTTTTTCTCCTCCTAGAGTGATGctactgccctctctctctctcctcctagagTGACGCTACTGCCCTCTTTTTCTCCTCCTAGAGTGATGctactgccctctctctctctcctcctagagTGACGCTACTGCCCTCTTTTTCTCCTCCTAGAGTGACGctactgccctctctctctcctcctcctagaGTGATGctactgccctctctctctctcctcctagagTGATGctactgccctctctctctcctcctcctagaGTGATGctactgccctctctctctcctcctcctagaGTGACGCTACTGCCCTCTTTTTCTCCTCCTAGAGTAACGCTactgtcccctctctctccccctaggGGTGACGCTATAAGACTTAAATTACTCTGTAAAATAAACTAACATCACGTCTGTATTTCTTCAGGTATATTGTATTAATGGAATATACTGACAACTCGAATGTTTTAGTTAAGAATATGATCCATATATGAATGTTAATGTTTCCAAAGAAATCATTAAAATTTTGATCATTACATTTGTATAATTCATCTGAAGGTAACTATTGGTAGAAATTAAGATATTAAAACAGTTGGTGGTGGAAACCTTGGAATGACTGAGACACACACGGAGcagtgttctattatgtgcttctgcctctccctttgtgcgtagctttgccgtgtggcatattagtttctagtgcttggcgtcactcgtttcgcgttttggcttagcatttcgcctatcctggctttgcgattcacccttcacgggtacgccggggcgcatccgatcccacgatcgtcgtcgcccctaactcaacaacaacaacacacggaGCAGAACAGGTCGTTAAGGATGGTTGggtcgtactcacctaattgtgcttcacCTAATTGTGgtgataatataataattatatattataatcgTGTTAACGACATGGTGCAGCTGACAACATCTTGCATGGTTAGCacatttagttttaagtttcttaTATGATTTTCCGTGATACAGTAAACAGTAAACTCCATATATTTATTGTGTATCTTTGCCGATAATTGTGTTGGATGTGAGAATATTCATATAGGAAGTCTACtttatcatttatatatacaggcTATCCTTGGGGAAGAGAGCCACTCGAGGAATGGACTTGGAATGACTACATAATTTGTGATATTATCTATTCTCTATCTATTGTTACTTTTGGTTAAGGTTAGGATTGGTTAAGT includes these proteins:
- the LOC123765680 gene encoding probable glutamate receptor; its protein translation is MRRPTTGDQMWSTYTRQFQWKVWMVVFVVLVVLVVTLRLVARYSSQEVRLNLSDSALVIFGFLCGQGTWVKMVSTSGRIVVVSVLMLQLLLIAHYNSDLISALAAGPSLPRINSVTDVNSNPSLGVGWRRGSSLEELFRESPSPAHRKVWEKIAANDMESLVPSLEEGVKRVLQEPYLYISADISIYHTFGTDCRVFILPSSEFPIQRSLALKKDSPLIPLFNSVILDMWVFGLMNKWKVTWTPPISDCNQLVVTSVDLKTVATPFILLGLATALSLALLLLERRYCPL